The DNA region CCGCAAGTCAAACGCGCGAGAGAGTGACGCGCTGACGTTGTCGCATGTCTGCGTCGCCGCTAGTCAAAGATGGGAACGGAACCCACACGTTTCGCGCGCATGGGGATGGGCCGAAGGGCCGGGGGCCCACTGGCCACTGCACCCCGCCACCGGTCGACGATGCCATGCTGCAACATGCACTGCGCATCGAGCAActtgtttgaaaaaaaaaaccaaGCAGGCAGGTGACAAATCGGCACGCGAAAGCTACTACTCGCTCCGCTCCCGCCCGAAAGAATACAATTATAGGATTCAAGAATTATCCGCAAATGCTACGATCCAACCTTTTGAACCGGCTAATAATGTTCTGCACGCGGGACACTTGATTGAGATGGTTTCACATGATTCTGCATGCATAGGTAATTAGAGCGCGTGACCTGATCTGCATGACTGCATGTACAGAGCACTAAGTTATTTTGCATCAACACCGATCTTTTTGACATTTACTgagggggtgtttggatccgaGCGCTAAGCTCAAAAAtactaaactttagcactagtTGATCCAAACAGGAGGGCTAATAGCGCGGGCTGAACTTTAGACAAGAGTTAAAAACTTTAGTAAAAGTACGAGTGCTAAtaggtgctaaagtttagcactcaaGTTTAACACATTCAAACAGACCCTAAAATTACAATATATATTTTTGATAGAGAGATTATCGTTGCATACAACGCCATCATAGTTCAGACTTCAGAATCCAAGCAAGCTGGGCACATGCATGCTTTTGCTTCACTGAACGGGCCTGTCTAAGTGTATATGTCGATACCAACTCAGCCATATTTTAAACTATATAATCTACTAACTCCATCTCAAATTACACTATATCTACatacatagcaaaaactatATATAAGtatctagaaaagtcaaaacggATTATAATTTGGAACGTATCGGAGGGAATACTGAATAAAGAATATATAGTCCGCGTTTACTATGTTTTACATATAGTTTGACACTATAAGACTGGTACGGACCAAAATCCATATCACCATATGTGATACAAGACAAAATGATCTAATCATTAATTAACTACAAAACCAAAGCACTAAACCAAAACAAGGTAGCGCATATACAACTTATAACTCTAGAAACTTAGAATTTTACATTCATTTGGAAAAATAGACTAtgagaaaaaaaaatccaataTGGTTGGTGCATATCACAAAGCAAAAAAATCAGATGGCTCGGAATTTAACAAATTTTGTTGTAAAAAACTGCCAACAGATATATAGCAAAAATGTTAGTGGATGGTGATTGCCACGTGCGGCAACAGGGCAGATTGGCAACGCGCGTGCGAGGAGCCCCGTCCGTCGTCGTCTTCGCGCGAGATGTTCGTGTCCAAGGGGATGCTCTCATGCTCATCGTGCTTTTCTCATTGCTAACTGGTTGAATGTGCTTACTGCTTATACGGCCATACTTGCACAGGCTCACCCTCGCGCGAAACTAGTTGGACATCCAGCGAGGTTGATTATCTCATGATTAACCAATTAATAACTGAACTAGCTCGCAAACAAAGTAGTCATACATTGGTTACCGTCCTACTAATAGCTGAATTAAACATTCGAGATGATCGCTACTAAATTGCTCAGCACATGATCATACTCACGGAGCGTCAATTTTCGTCGTCAAAACATGCGCTACATGGCCAGTGCAGTTGGTCGTCACAACCAGTGAACCAGGCACGTCGTCCCAATTGCGGTCACTCCGCCACCGGCGCCGCCGGCTCAGAGTGCACTCTCGCCGTGACGGCGATCGCCTCCGTGGACTCCGCCCTGTACGAGTATCTGCAGCTCAGCACCACGAACGCGGCAAGGTTCGCCGCGGCGAGCACGGCGAGGAACGCGTAGTAGCAGTCGAGGCGCGACGCGTTGAGGTCGTTGGCCACCCAGGGCGCGCCCCTGCCGGCCGTGACGCGCTCCACGAGCGCGAGGACGGCGCTGCTCAGCATGCTGCCCACGCCGTACGCCGTCAGGGACATGGCCGTGCCCAGGCTCTTCATGCTCTCGGGGGCCTGGTCGTAGAAGAACTCGATCTGCCCCACCACCAGGAACGCGTCGGCGGCGCCCATCAGCACGAACTGCGGCAGCAGGACGAAGATGGTCAGCGGCAGcgggcgcccgccgcccgcggccgccgcgtggCTCCTCGCGAAGCTCAGCCGACGGCTCTCGACCGCCGCCGTGGCCGCCATCGTCACGACCTGGAGGAGCAGCCCGGCGCCGATGCGCTGGAGGAGCGTGATCCCGCGCGGGTTCTTGGTGCGCCGCCGGGCGGCGGGGACGAGGGCGCGGTCGTAGACCGCCACGCAGGCGAGCATGGTCAGCGTCACGAACGCGCCGAGGCTGGCGGGGGGCACCTGGAACGACGCGccgcgcccgaggcggcggtcCAGCGTCACGCCCTGCCGGACGAAGAGCGTGCCCACCTGCGCCATCAGCGCGCACGGCACGAACATGGTGGCCAGCAGCGGCACCAGCTTCGCGATCTGCTTCGTCTCCTCCACCTGCGTCACCGTGCACAGCGCCCACCCGGGGGCGTCCTCCGCCTTGACCGCCGCCTTGTTCAGGAACCTCATGGAGCTCGTCGCGTCCACGCGGAACCTCTTCCGGCTGGTGTAGTACTCGGGCTCCACCTCGTGCAGCTCGCCGAGGTCCCCGGGCACCGCGACGCGGCATTTCCACACGGACGCGGCGACCACCCTGCCCATCCTCGTGATCGGGCTGCCCTGCGGCAGCTTGTGGCGGTACAGCGGCGTGCCGGCGAGGAAGATGGCGACGGAGGCCGCAAGCGCGAGCGTGGGCACGCCGTAGCCCCACGACCAGCTGACGCTGTCCTGGAGGTAGACGAGCACGGTGGTGGAGAAGAGGATGCCCGTGAAGACGGTGAACATCCACCAGTTGAAGAAGGAGAGCTTCCGCAGGCGCTCCGCCGGGTGGAAGTCGTCGAACTGGTCGGCGCCGATGGTGGAGATGTTGGGCTTCGTGCCGCCGTGGCCCAGCGCGATGGTGTACAGCCCGCCGAAGTAGACGCCCAGCTGCagagcggaggcgcgcgggcaggTGGCGCCGGCGCTGGCGTCGCAGGGCGGCGGCTTCAGCGCCGGCACGGAGACCGCCAACGTCAGCAGCAGCATCCCCTGCGTTT from Panicum hallii strain FIL2 chromosome 9, PHallii_v3.1, whole genome shotgun sequence includes:
- the LOC112876264 gene encoding protein NRT1/ PTR FAMILY 5.2-like isoform X2, with protein sequence MENGGEGEGGGGDDYTRDGSVDLRGNPARRSKRGGWTACTFIVVYELFERMAYYGVASNLVMYLTERLHQGTVEAANNVTNWSGTVFLTPLLGAFVADAYLGRYWTFVAGSAVYLMGMLLLTLAVSVPALKPPPCDASAGATCPRASALQLGVYFGGLYTIALGHGGTKPNISTIGADQFDDFHPAERLRKLSFFNWWMFTVFTGILFSTTVLVYLQDSVSWSWGYGVPTLALAASVAIFLAGTPLYRHKLPQGSPITRMGRVVAASVWKCRVAVPGDLGELHEVEPEYYTSRKRFRVDATSSMRFLNKAAVKAEDAPGWALCTVTQVEETKQIAKLVPLLATMFVPCALMAQVGTLFVRQGVTLDRRLGRGASFQVPPASLGAFVTLTMLACVAVYDRALVPAARRRTKNPRGITLLQRIGAGLLLQVVTMAATAAVESRRLSFARSHAAAAGGGRPLPLTIFVLLPQFVLMGAADAFLVVGQIEFFYDQAPESMKSLGTAMSLTAYGVGSMLSSAVLALVERVTAGRGAPWVANDLNASRLDCYYAFLAVLAAANLAAFVVLSCRYSYRAESTEAIAVTARVHSEPAAPVAE
- the LOC112876264 gene encoding protein NRT1/ PTR FAMILY 5.2-like isoform X4, with product MLLLTLAVSVPALKPPPCDASAGATCPRASALQLGVYFGGLYTIALGHGGTKPNISTIGADQFDDFHPAERLRKLSFFNWWMFTVFTGILFSTTVLVYLQDSVSWSWGYGVPTLALAASVAIFLAGTPLYRHKLPQGSPITRMGRVVAASVWKCRVAVPGDLGELHEVEPEYYTSRKRFRVDATSSMRFLNKAAVKAEDAPGWALCTVTQVEETKQIAKLVPLLATMFVPCALMAQVGTLFVRQGVTLDRRLGRGASFQVPPASLGAFVTLTMLACVAVYDRALVPAARRRTKNPRGITLLQRIGAGLLLQVVTMAATAAVESRRLSFARSHAAAAGGGRPLPLTIFVLLPQFVLMGAADAFLVVGQIEFFYDQAPESMKSLGTAMSLTAYGVGSMLSSAVLALVERVTAGRGAPWVANDLNASRLDCYYAFLAVLAAANLAAFVVLSCRYSYRAESTEAIAVTARVHSEPAAPVAE
- the LOC112876264 gene encoding protein argonaute-2-like isoform X3, translating into MENGGEGEGGGGDDYTRDGSVDLRGNPARRSKRGGWTACTFIVGHRRGRQQRHQLVGHRLPHAAPRGLRRRRLPRPLLDLRRRIRRLPHGDAAADVGGLRAGAEAAALRRQRRRHLPARLRSAAGRLLRRAVHHRAGPRRHEAQHLHHRRRPVRRLPPGGAPAEALLLQLVDVHRLHGHPLLHHRARLPPGQRQLVVGLRRAHARACGLRRHLPRRHAAVPPQAAAGQPDHEDGQGGRRVRVEMPRRGARGPRRAARGGARVLHQPEEVPRGRDELHEVPEQGGGQGGGRPRVGAVHGDAGGGDEADREAGAAAGHHVRAVRADGAGGHALRPAGRDAGPPPRARRVVPGAPRQPRRVRDADHARLRGGLRPRPRPRRPAAHQEPARDHAPPAHRRRAAPPGRDDGGHGGGREPSAELREEPRGGRGRRAPAAADHLRPAAAVRADGRRRRVPGGGADRVLLRPGPREHEEPGHGHVPDGVRRGQHAEQRRPRARGARHGRQGRALGGQRPQRVAPRLLLRVPRRARRGEPCRVRGAELQILVQGGVHGGDRRHGESAL
- the LOC112876264 gene encoding serine/arginine repetitive matrix protein 1-like isoform X1 is translated as MSSCPAGAVERSRISSLSHQSLRACCCCCHGERRRGRGRRRGRLHQGRLRRPPRQPRPPLQARRLDRLHLHRRVRAVRADGLLRGGVEPGDVPDGAAAPGHRRGRQQRHQLVGHRLPHAAPRGLRRRRLPRPLLDLRRRIRRLPHGDAAADVGGLRAGAEAAALRRQRRRHLPARLRSAAGRLLRRAVHHRAGPRRHEAQHLHHRRRPVRRLPPGGAPAEALLLQLVDVHRLHGHPLLHHRARLPPGQRQLVVGLRRAHARACGLRRHLPRRHAAVPPQAAAGQPDHEDGQGGRRVRVEMPRRGARGPRRAARGGARVLHQPEEVPRGRDELHEVPEQGGGQGGGRPRVGAVHGDAGGGDEADREAGAAAGHHVRAVRADGAGGHALRPAGRDAGPPPRARRVVPGAPRQPRRVRDADHARLRGGLRPRPRPRRPAAHQEPARDHAPPAHRRRAAPPGRDDGGHGGGREPSAELREEPRGGRGRRAPAAADHLRPAAAVRADGRRRRVPGGGADRVLLRPGPREHEEPGHGHVPDGVRRGQHAEQRRPRARGARHGRQGRALGGQRPQRVAPRLLLRVPRRARRGEPCRVRGAELQILVQGGVHGGDRRHGESAL